In the Balaenoptera musculus isolate JJ_BM4_2016_0621 chromosome 2, mBalMus1.pri.v3, whole genome shotgun sequence genome, CAATCCAAAGAACATGTGTTCGACTCTTCATTTTCAGAACAAGTTCTTGCTATAGACTCCTCACTCTGACAACAAGTTCCATTTTGGCCAGCTGTGGAATCTTCTCCGTGACTCACTAACATTCTACTCGGAGAGTCAGGACTTCCAATCTGTTGTTCTGAAGCCGTAAGAACATCTGAATCCTTACCGATAACTGTAGAATGATCATAGGGCAGTACTAAAGGAGTTTCTGACATCACAGAGTTCTCTGTTGTATTGTTGTTAGAATATGTTTCACTGTCTTTATTGAAGGGATTACCCTGTTTGACAGAGTCCGACATTGGGATATTGCCACTTTCTGGTTTTTtatgctcatttttaaataacttacaaGAATCTAGGGTTAACCCACTGGACAAGTCACTGTCTTTCCTACTGGAATCTGATTGTGGAAGTTCATTAAAATGACTCGTCATCTCCATTGTTTGAGTCTCTCTTTCGGAGCCTTTCAATCTGAATAATTTAGAGGCTAATGATTCAGGTGACTTCTCAACATCCAAAGGCTTTCTGTTAAAATGAGATAACTCCTGTAGAGTCATAGGGCTTTCTCTTAAGCAAGGCATCTGTTCTTCCAAACAACTGTCTTCCTTGGAGAATGGTAACTTTTCTGAATAAAACATGTGACTTACTGGTTGACAACTACTATTTGAATCATCATGTTTCACAGTAGTGAGTTTACAAATACCAGAGTTGTCTaagtggtttttgtctttccacAGAATGTCAGGTTCAACCTGAGGATTGAGATTGGTAGTGATTTCTAAAGTGATATTTTCCTCCACTTCTGTATTCAGAGTATTTTTAACCTTCCCATATTGCCTCTTAAACTTCTCTAAAGATCCTAGTTGTGAACTTAAGCTTAGCTTCTTATGAACTATGGGTTTGGCAGAACAAATCAACTTACTTGTTTTCTTAGTACCATTTGAAACATGTCTACCCCAAGAGAAAGAGGATGCGTCAGGTAGTAAGCAACCTGTGTGCGATTTTTTACTACTTTCctgaaaaacagcaaaattttTATAAGTTGCTATAGGTTTGTTCTCTAGCCCATAACTTATATTTGTTCTGCACAATCTTTTGTTGGGCAGTTGAGCAAATTCTTTACTTAAAGTGGTGGTTAAATCTTTGGTGTTTGGAGTCTCAAATGAATGGTGTGTTCTATTTCCAAATGTTTCTTTGGCACTCACAGGACCAGgttgaacataatttttaaataaatgttctgtTTCAGTTGATTTAGTTTGCTCATTTTGTACCACATGAGTTATGAAGCCAGTGGAACATAATTTAACTTGCCCATAactaaaaacatttattcttccACAATTACtaggttctttttctcttttctcttcttctctctgagCACCATGTGCTCCCGATAATGTCCTCTCAACAGGCAGAGGTTGGCATCCCATTTCAGTAGCATCTTTAAATCTCTCTGGTTGATTctgaattctattatttttcaggaTGTTGGCAGCCATGCCATCAGCAGTAGTACTTACTTTCTGTATTTCTAGACCTTCTCCACTCCCCTCAAAGTGATAAAGTGTCTGAAAAGGGCTTGCAAACATTTCTGAACTGGTTCCACATGGATTTTCTGAAGAGTTAAGTTCCAAGCAAGATTTTTTATGTTTCTCATTTGCTCCTGATTCTGATGCTTCAGCCGTCTCTTGTTCTAAGATCCTTGACTCTGAGCAAGCGCTATCTTCGTTTTGTAAAGATGACTCCATTTTACTATGGGCTGGCCCATCGGATTTGTAAGTGTACAAAAATgaatcatttgtcttttttctgataCCTTCCGAATCCCTAAAATtctgtgtgtttatgttttctacAGGAGCTTTTCTTTTCACAGCTTTTGACTGCAAATTAAACATTTCACAGGAATCCAAAATATTATTACATGCTTCTTGGAAATTGACCTGGTCACACTTCTCATCAGAGGATACTTGCTTCTGAAGAGTGGCACTAAATAAactaaaatcattttcttcactAAATTCCTTAAGGTCTTCACTTGATAATtccacaaataatttttctttctttaaaaacatttttactccTTCCTGAATGCAAAGCAAAACAGTATCCCAGTTCTGAAACTCAATCAGAGTTTTTGCTGGCTCCAGGCACACGTCATACTCACAAAAGTGGCACTGCATATTGattacatatataccatggagtTCTGGGTTAGACCGATGCCGAGGACTTGAATTCGTTTGCCTACTGGCAGAGCCGTTCTTTGGCTTGCATATAATGCTTTCTTTCCTTAATAAAAAGTCAATGAGTTTATGCAACTTAGTCCTTAAAACTAGCCTCTTGTTCACAAACAAAAACTGCATATTCTTATTATAATGTGCTTCAGAGCTGATATAGCCACTAAGCTCAAACTCcttatatttaaaatctatttctctTAACTTTTGGGACTTACCCAGTCCATAAATTTGACAAAATCGGGAACATATGTCTTTGGTTTTAGGGAGCTGAAGAACCATGGAACCAGAAACATCATttctcaaagagaaagaaatggaagggtGCATGAGTGAGAGAGCTTCTATCCTCTgcctaaccttctcaaactccaGTCTAGGATCCATGCATTTCCTCCTTACAGGTAACTGATAAAATAGGTTATATACGGTGACTGTTGTCCCAGCACTTGGTCTAGTCAAGTCAGCTTCACAAGCTTTCAGGACTTTTCCATTCTGAAACAGCTTCACAAAAGTTTTCATTGACTTGTTTTTCTTGGATGAAATTTCCACAGCACTGGCCATGTCAGCTATACTGGCCAAGGCCTCCCCTCGGAAACCATAAAACCTTGGGTTCTCCAAGTCCTGTACAGAGTCGCATTTACTAGTGAAATAACGATTTCCCACCTTGTCTACATCATCACTCCCCATCCCAAATCCATTGTCTATCACCTGAACTTGGAAGGTTTCCATGTTTACCCTGACAGCCACACATTTTGCTTCAGCATCAATACTATTGAGGGCAAGCTCCTCAACACATTGGCCTAAGGAGCATATAGCCAAACCAGAACGCAACCTGGCTTGTACTTCAACTGACAAGCACTTGATCATGGCAGGTAGAAAGCTGGTGAGAAAGCCAGGCACTGGTTCCCTTTTCTGACTGGAAATAATTGCCTatgggaggaaaaacaaaacaaaacacacacacacacatttaaagcTTCGGAGTTACATGGCATCAACCATTTCTCTCAAgctttataaagaaatatttgaggtAAATGAAATCTCTTACTAAACCacattgtaaaacaaaacaaaacaaattatagCTCTGATCTCTAGGCAGATCACACAGCTCTTGTTTGGTGCAGTGGATTTAACATCCAAAACAGCAttcataatttcataatttttactgCTCCTCTCTAAATCCCATATGCCCTAAAGTGAAATCAGAATCACACTTGAAGTTGACCTGCAAAGACATGTTCAAAATGCTAATCACTTCACCAAGAACAGATGCCTAAATTCCGCTAAGAAACATTAGCTAGAaattattcatgaaaaaaaagTCCAAGCTAGTTTCATAACATTTATACATTACACAATAACCATGACTTTTAGAAAAAACTTATAATGAAGTGTTAAGACACTGTAATAACTAGggtgaaggaacaagagaaaataaaatcaaattatgtCAAGAAgagattaataattattattattggctaAATGTAGTTATCTCAGGGGAAACAGACTAAGAATGGGAAAGGATAGGGCAGGAAAATTCCTTGTCATTATAAGCCGTTctgcatttgatttttaaatcttgttCATGTATTACTTTGGTAAGTTTTCAGAAGGCCCTtactattattttgtattttggtcTTCACAGATGGCTTCAAACTACCTTGGCAATAATCATGATGGCAAGGGGCTGTTTAAACTTGATTTTAAGTTTTCTGGCaggtaaaaaaaataagattatagtGCAATTAAAGGTCCCCTCCCTTCACAGCTGAGAGCAGCATGGCGGGGGGGAACCTCTCGCAAGTGGTAGGGCTAGTTTTTCAAACCCGGTAAAATCAGAGCGATAATTGCCGATCTGATGATTTCTAACATCATGAACTTTGCAGCCGGCAAAAAATGAGAGGTAAACGTTTAATAAGTATTCTGACTGCTACCCAACTCAACGATTTCCTGATTATACCCAGTCCTTTCAGGGCTCCTGGGACAAATGGGACGACTCCATCCGGGTTCTGAGCTAATAAGAAAGCTTCGGGGAGCAGGGCGGAGGCCGCCTACCCCGCCAGACCCAAgttccacccccatcccctcccccagctggcaACCAGAAACCCCAGCCTGCCCAGGCTCGGGCGCCCAGCTGTAGGCAGGCCAGAGGGCCTCCCGGAGCCCCTGCGCAGCCGGTCCGTAAAGTTAGCCCGCAGCGGTCGCCAGGGCCCTTCTAGTGGTAGAAGAGCTCCCGGAATCATCCTTCCGTCGCGTGCTTTTCCCCAAGTCACCTCGTATGGCGCCTCAACAACTCCCTGACACCAACCGCCTCGGACGCCGGACGCGCGCACGTTGGCTCGCAAGGCTCGTGAACGCGAGGCTCATGCACGCGCGAGCCCGCGAGCATGCGCTTCTCAGCTACCCCGCCAAGAACACCCGCTCGTCCCTGACACCCCAATGCGCATGCGCACCAGGTGTTCCCGGCTTCGGTACTCATGTGTGCCGAGGTCTCTTCTCACTAGTACCCCGAATTCTCAATCCTTATCCCGTTTTAGCATGGCGTGAAAAGCTGTTTCTAGcaatttttacttgttttttcttctttccccttctctcatcTCTCCTTTGCACGTACTACCatttaattcaatatatattttatttgcttatcgTCTATCTtctctcactagaatgtaagctatATGAAGGTAtggattttgtctatttttgtttgctGCTGTATCCCCATGgcaagaacagtgcctggcttatGTTAGGTactcaattaattaaaaatccaAAGCCTTCCATTAGAGATCTATAGTATTATTTCAGAGCTGGAAAAGACCGAGAAACTATATAGCTCTATtcttaatttacagatgaggacaagaCTCCCTTCACTGACTTTTTTGGTATCTTCCCAATACCACCGCAGCTGTCTTTTCTAGTGGAATGAGAGTGGAACTCTAAGGGCATTGTGAGAATAGGTGTTTTGGGACTCGTTAACCAACCTTCAGTTTTTGctttgtcctgttttcattgaaaccttgtattttaaaaaattggaatttaTGACAAACTTGTCAAACCCAATAAGCATttgatatatactttttttaatggctgactaAACCAAATCAGGAGATTATCTAAGTCTGATGAAGCAAAAGGCTTATtgcttgtattagtttgctaaggctgccatatCAAAGTAccaaactgggtggcttgaacaacagaaatttattttgtcacagttctggaggctagaaatctgagatcaaaGTGTTGAAATGATGATTTCTTCTGGGGCCTCTGTCCTTGGCTGGTAAAATtgctgtcttctccctctgtcttcacacATGTTCTTTCCTGTGTGCACACAGggctgtgtccaaatttcctcttcttataagaacactggGGCATagtggattagggcccaccctaatgacctcatttaaccttaattaccccTATAAAAGCCCTGTCTCCAAGTGTAGTCCCATACTGAGGTATCCAGAGTTAGgactcaacatatgaatttggggggggtggATAATTTAGCCCATAACATCAATTTATGTGAATTCCTTACACAGAGGACAGGAACGACAGCAGAAActccagaaaatgaaaaacaattagtCCAAAATATCATTTGAACAGCTAACAAATTGAACTTGTGGTATTTGTTCTTATTAGGTGCAATTTCCTGAAGAAAAGCTCAtggaaactattaaaaagaaatgattaaaagtaACTGCTTTTTCTTTCAGACTTCTTTAAATTACCTCAAAATTCTCTTCCCAAAGATGTTTATTAAGTAAATACCTCTTATTTTGCCCACAATGAAgtttaccaaaaagaaaataagtatccTACATGGAAGGTTCTGTGTTTTTATTGATTAGAATTGTGTACAGTTGTAATCCTTCCATCATACACATAATATACAGTAACTATCAAATATCTGATACTAAAATAACTTACTGACAAATTCTAATATTGAACACAATAATTCTatctctattaaaaataaaaaaacaaaaccactgagTATCTTGGAAAATTTAAATTCAGACCGTTATTTAACAATTTGGAAATCTGAGTAATCCAACTTTAAGATGACTTTCTCATTGTTGAAGCTTGCTCTGTCAATGTGTGATTTGGGACTTCCTCTTGTCTCAAGCCATTCCTGCATATGACGTactttggaggtgggaccttgcAATTGTCCTTGCACTGTGCCCTGGTCAGTGTTCTGGACCCAGCCTACTAATCCGAGCTTTTTACCCTCAGcctaagggaaagaaaaagacaagagagagaAATCCAGTGAgattgaacaaaacaaaattagacTACAATCTCTTGCCAGAATCTTGGCCTAGAATCAAGCCACTGAAACTAATTTGATATTGTCCAGAACAGTCAAAACAGAACTACAGCAAGGAAAATCTCATTGCTGATCTTAACATGCAGTGTTGACCACTTGACTCCATTTCCTTCTTCCACCCTATAAAACCAGGCACCAGAATTTTTCACTATGTCGTCAATCTGGTTAAGTACTAAAGATTTAAGACCAAATCAGATGCTTTCAAAATGATTCCCTAAGGCTGACTGTTGTTAGGATACTGGAGTATATCTTGTTCATTTTCCATCTCCTAATCAAGAATCTACTGggtatattaaatagaaaaagcaTGAAGCTATTtgatccttctttttttctttaaccaagACCACACCTAAATAAATCCAGATGATTAAGTGTCCAATATCTCTTTAAAGATCATTAGAGACTATTTTACAATTTCCTGGGCAACGCAATCCATTGTTCTCACTGTAAAGAAACTGTCTAACCCAAGGTCTTTATGTTGCATCCAAAGCCCACTTTCTCTCATCCTCCTAGAGAAGGAAAAAGCAGCTGGTGATCAGCCTCTAAACACCAAAGTTTCATGAGACTACATTAACTATTGTTTTCACTTGACTTTCTTCTGTCTAAATAATCACAATGTCTTTAATGTTGCATGAGTTTATGAAAATCATCTAATCACTGTAGTTGCTCTTTTCTTAGACTTTCCAATGTTCTTTCCTTTAAATCATTAACTGTGGAATGACTGAAAATTGGGGAAAGGTAGCAATGTTTTAgaggcaattttatttttgtaaaatttccaaTTAAGGATATTATAAAAGTTATTGATTGTTACATTCTATCTAAATAGAAGGGGTTAGATTACAAAAGAAAACGGGAGTTAACTTGATTGCATGTCCAAATGCCAGACTAGTGACCTAGTAAATATGGGAAATTGCTGGAGTTGGCCAAAGAAAATGTTACGCATAGCAAAATTTGTTTGATGAGGAACTGAAGTATTCATCAAATCAGTTACGTTCAAAGCAAAGACATGTTTGCATAATGAACAAAAGAGACTTTGgtcaaataaataacaatttaaagGATACAGAGGAAAttaaggaatgaagaaaaataagagatacCTACAGCATGATTGAGTGTTGTAGATTGTGGCATTAAAAAAGAACGCAGAGAATGGATTTGAATAAGACTCCACATCCAGCTGACTTTGTGTAACAACTGCACTCTTCTACTTCATATTAACCTAGGGGAATGGGCTATCCCTAGTTCTTAGTTACCTTATATGGTAAATTGCTATAGGAATGATTGTGTTGAGTTTTGAGCAGGAGGTTATAACAGTACTGCTCAAAacgaatttatttaaattttaaattgcaatgTGATTTATCTGAACTCTGAGAGTGAACAAAACACTCCCAACTTTGGTGTTGAGAATGGGGATTTCCTATGGGTTTTATTTGTGCACTCGattctgttcttattttatatatatatatacacacacatatatatgtatttatttatttatttggttgcaccaggtcttagttgtggcaggtgcgctccttagttgcagctcaccagctccttagttgtggcatgcgaactcttagttgtagcattAATGtaggatctagtttcctgaccagggatcgaacccaggccccttgtattgggagcatggagtcttatccactgtgccatcagggaagtccctgtttttatttttaaatgataacataATATTGCTGAGTCACGTTCAGTTTTGAATATATATCTAAACAAGTAAGCAGTGTTTTCTCctaagaaaattccaaaaagctaATTCTCCTTCATAATAATATTTCTGCTTGGATGGTcatctggaaacattttaaagaatataatcaCCAACTCTAGTCTCAATCTAAAAGGAAAGTACCCTCAAACTAATAACCTAgacttccaccttaggaaactagaaagagaagagcaaaccgaatccaaaacaagcagaaaaaaggaaataataaagattagagcaggaGTTAAtagagatagaaaaaagaaagaaaagaagaaaggaaggaaggaaggaaagcaggaagaaagaaaaaataaatgaaaccaaaagttgattctttaaaaagaccAACAAAGTTGTCAAAACTTAAGCTAGCCtgatcaataaaaaaaagagagaaggctcaaagtagtaaaatcagaaatgaaagaggggacattaccaccaaacttacaaaaaaaaaaaaaaggataataagggaataataTGAACAGTTGTATTctaacaaattagataacttagattAAAAGAGCAGATACCTAGAAAGACTCAAAAACTACAGGAACtgaattaagaagaaatagaaaatctgaatagacctataacaagagattgaattagtaatcaaaaactgCCCATGAtatgtcaatggacatttaggttggttccatgtcctggctattgtaaatagtgctgtaatgaacactgtggtgcacgtctctttttgaattatggttttctcagggtatatgcccagtagtgggattgctgggtcatatggtagttctattttcagttttttaaggaacctccatactgttttccatagatatggcacatatatacaatggaatattactcagccataaaaagaaatgaaattgagttatttgtagtgaggtggatggacctagagtctgtcatacagagtgaagtaaatcagaatgagaaaaacaaataccgtatgctaatgcatatagatggaatctaaaaaaaacaatggtactgatgaacctagttgcaggacaggaataaagaggtaggcatagagaatggacttgatgacatgggatgggagggcaaagctggggtgaagtgagagtagcatcgacgtatatacactacgGAATGttaaatagttggctggtgggaagcagcagcatagcacagggagatcagctcagtgctttgcgatgacctagagggttgggatagggaggctgggagggaggctcaagagggaggggatgtgggaacGTGTGTATGGgtgtggctgattcgctttgttgtgcaaatGAAACTAACaaggt is a window encoding:
- the MLH3 gene encoding DNA mismatch repair protein Mlh3 isoform X1 — translated: MIKCLSVEVQARLRSGLAICSLGQCVEELALNSIDAEAKCVAVRVNMETFQVQVIDNGFGMGSDDVDKVGNRYFTSKCDSVQDLENPRFYGFRGEALASIADMASAVEISSKKNKSMKTFVKLFQNGKVLKACEADLTRPSAGTTVTVYNLFYQLPVRRKCMDPRLEFEKVRQRIEALSLMHPSISFSLRNDVSGSMVLQLPKTKDICSRFCQIYGLGKSQKLREIDFKYKEFELSGYISSEAHYNKNMQFLFVNKRLVLRTKLHKLIDFLLRKESIICKPKNGSASRQTNSSPRHRSNPELHGIYVINMQCHFCEYDVCLEPAKTLIEFQNWDTVLLCIQEGVKMFLKKEKLFVELSSEDLKEFSEENDFSLFSATLQKQVSSDEKCDQVNFQEACNNILDSCEMFNLQSKAVKRKAPVENINTQNFRDSEGIRKKTNDSFLYTYKSDGPAHSKMESSLQNEDSACSESRILEQETAEASESGANEKHKKSCLELNSSENPCGTSSEMFASPFQTLYHFEGSGEGLEIQKVSTTADGMAANILKNNRIQNQPERFKDATEMGCQPLPVERTLSGAHGAQREEEKREKEPSNCGRINVFSYGQVKLCSTGFITHVVQNEQTKSTETEHLFKNYVQPGPVSAKETFGNRTHHSFETPNTKDLTTTLSKEFAQLPNKRLCRTNISYGLENKPIATYKNFAVFQESSKKSHTGCLLPDASSFSWGRHVSNGTKKTSKLICSAKPIVHKKLSLSSQLGSLEKFKRQYGKVKNTLNTEVEENITLEITTNLNPQVEPDILWKDKNHLDNSGICKLTTVKHDDSNSSCQPVSHMFYSEKLPFSKEDSCLEEQMPCLRESPMTLQELSHFNRKPLDVEKSPESLASKLFRLKGSERETQTMEMTSHFNELPQSDSSRKDSDLSSGLTLDSCKLFKNEHKKPESGNIPMSDSVKQGNPFNKDSETYSNNNTTENSVMSETPLVLPYDHSTVIGKDSDVLTASEQQIGSPDSPSRMLVSHGEDSTAGQNGTCCQSEESIARTCSENEESNTCSLDWQQHFDVALGRMVYINKLTGLSTFTAPTEDVRAACTKDLTTMAVDVLLENGSQYRCHPFRSDLVLPFLPRAREERTVMRQNNRATGDDAVGPESLQSLFSEWDNPVFARYPEVAVDVSSGQAESLAVKIHNILYPYRFTKEMIHSMQVLQQVDNKFIACVMSTKTEENGEAGGNLLVLVDQHAAHERIRLEQLTIGSYEKQQPQGSGRKKLLSSTISPPLEITVTEEQRRLLSCYHKNLEDLGLEIIFPDTSDSLVLVGKVPLCFVEREASELRRGRSTVTKSIVEEFIQEQVELLQTTGGIQGTLPLTVQKVLASQACHGAIKFNDDLSLEESCRLIEALSWCQLPFQCAHGRPSMLPLADIDHLEQEKQIKPNLAKLRRMAQAWHLFGKAEGCDTGQSLQASAPPCELP
- the MLH3 gene encoding DNA mismatch repair protein Mlh3 isoform X3, with amino-acid sequence MIKCLSVEVQARLRSGLAICSLGQCVEELALNSIDAEAKCVAVRVNMETFQVQVIDNGFGMGSDDVDKVGNRYFTSKCDSVQDLENPRFYGFRGEALASIADMASAVEISSKKNKSMKTFVKLFQNGKVLKACEADLTRPSAGTTVTVYNLFYQLPVRRKCMDPRLEFEKVRQRIEALSLMHPSISFSLRNDVSGSMVLQLPKTKDICSRFCQIYGLGKSQKLREIDFKYKEFELSGYISSEAHYNKNMQFLFVNKRLVLRTKLHKLIDFLLRKESIICKPKNGSASRQTNSSPRHRSNPELHGIYVINMQCHFCEYDVCLEPAKTLIEFQNWDTVLLCIQEGVKMFLKKEKLFVELSSEDLKEFSEENDFSLFSATLQKQVSSDEKCDQVNFQEACNNILDSCEMFNLQSKAVKRKAPVENINTQNFRDSEGIRKKTNDSFLYTYKSDGPAHSKMESSLQNEDSACSESRILEQETAEASESGANEKHKKSCLELNSSENPCGTSSEMFASPFQTLYHFEGSGEGLEIQKVSTTADGMAANILKNNRIQNQPERFKDATEMGCQPLPVERTLSGAHGAQREEEKREKEPSNCGRINVFSYGQVKLCSTGFITHVVQNEQTKSTETEHLFKNYVQPGPVSAKETFGNRTHHSFETPNTKDLTTTLSKEFAQLPNKRLCRTNISYGLENKPIATYKNFAVFQESSKKSHTGCLLPDASSFSWGRHVSNGTKKTSKLICSAKPIVHKKLSLSSQLGSLEKFKRQYGKVKNTLNTEVEENITLEITTNLNPQVEPDILWKDKNHLDNSGICKLTTVKHDDSNSSCQPVSHMFYSEKLPFSKEDSCLEEQMPCLRESPMTLQELSHFNRKPLDVEKSPESLASKLFRLKGSERETQTMEMTSHFNELPQSDSSRKDSDLSSGLTLDSCKLFKNEHKKPESGNIPMSDSVKQGNPFNKDSETYSNNNTTENSVMSETPLVLPYDHSTVIGKDSDVLTASEQQIGSPDSPSRMLVSHGEDSTAGQNGTCCQSEESIARTCSENEESNTCSLDWQQHFDVALGRMVYINKLTGLSTFTAPTEDVRAACTKDLTTMAVDVLLENATGDDAVGPESLQSLFSEWDNPVFARYPEVAVDVSSGQAESLAVKIHNILYPYRFTKEMIHSMQVLQQVDNKFIACVMSTKTEENGEAGGNLLVLVDQHAAHERIRLEQLTIGSYEKQQPQGSGRKKLLSSTISPPLEITVTEEQRRLLSCYHKNLEDLGLEIIFPDTSDSLVLVGKVPLCFVEREASELRRGRSTVTKSIVEEFIQEQVELLQTTGGIQGTLPLTVQKVLASQACHGAIKFNDDLSLEESCRLIEALSWCQLPFQCAHGRPSMLPLADIDHLEQEKQIKPNLAKLRRMAQAWHLFGKAEGCDTGQSLQASAPPCELP
- the MLH3 gene encoding DNA mismatch repair protein Mlh3 isoform X2; the protein is MIKCLSVEVQARLRSGLAICSLGQCVEELALNSIDAEAKCVAVRVNMETFQVQVIDNGFGMGSDDVDKVGNRYFTSKCDSVQDLENPRFYGFRGEALASIADMASAVEISSKKNKSMKTFVKLFQNGKVLKACEADLTRPSAGTTVTVYNLFYQLPVRRKCMDPRLEFEKVRQRIEALSLMHPSISFSLRNDVSGSMVLQLPKTKDICSRFCQIYGLGKSQKLREIDFKYKEFELSGYISSEAHYNKNMQFLFVNKRLVLRTKLHKLIDFLLRKESIICKPKNGSASRQTNSSPRHRSNPELHGIYVINMQCHFCEYDVCLEPAKTLIEFQNWDTVLLCIQEGVKMFLKKEKLFVELSSEDLKEFSEENDFSLFSATLQKQVSSDEKCDQVNFQEACNNILDSCEMFNLQSKAVKRKAPVENINTQNFRDSEGIRKKTNDSFLYTYKSDGPAHSKMESSLQNEDSACSESRILEQETAEASESGANEKHKKSCLELNSSENPCGTSSEMFASPFQTLYHFEGSGEGLEIQKVSTTADGMAANILKNNRIQNQPERFKDATEMGCQPLPVERTLSGAHGAQREEEKREKEPSNCGRINVFSYGQVKLCSTGFITHVVQNEQTKSTETEHLFKNYVQPGPVSAKETFGNRTHHSFETPNTKDLTTTLSKEFAQLPNKRLCRTNISYGLENKPIATYKNFAVFQESSKKSHTGCLLPDASSFSWGRHVSNGTKKTSKLICSAKPIVHKKLSLSSQLGSLEKFKRQYGKVKNTLNTEVEENITLEITTNLNPQVEPDILWKDKNHLDNSGICKLTTVKHDDSNSSCQPVSHMFYSEKLPFSKEDSCLEEQMPCLRESPMTLQELSHFNRKPLDVEKSPESLASKLFRLKGSERETQTMEMTSHFNELPQSDSSRKDSDLSSGLTLDSCKLFKNEHKKPESGNIPMSDSVKQGNPFNKDSETYSNNNTTENSVMSETPLVLPYDHSTVIGKDSDVLTASEQQIGSPDSPSRMLVSHGEDSTAGQNGTCCQSEESIARTCSENEESNTCSLDWQQHFDVALGRMVYINKLTGLSTFTAPTEDVRAACTKDLTTMAVDVLLENGSQYRCHPFRSDLVLPFLPRAREERTVMRQNNRATGDDAVGPESLQSLFSEWDNPVFARYPEVAVDVSSGQAESLAVKIHNILNPVVLAGLLGGNLLVLVDQHAAHERIRLEQLTIGSYEKQQPQGSGRKKLLSSTISPPLEITVTEEQRRLLSCYHKNLEDLGLEIIFPDTSDSLVLVGKVPLCFVEREASELRRGRSTVTKSIVEEFIQEQVELLQTTGGIQGTLPLTVQKVLASQACHGAIKFNDDLSLEESCRLIEALSWCQLPFQCAHGRPSMLPLADIDHLEQEKQIKPNLAKLRRMAQAWHLFGKAEGCDTGQSLQASAPPCELP
- the MLH3 gene encoding DNA mismatch repair protein Mlh3 isoform X4 yields the protein MIKCLSVEVQARLRSGLAICSLGQCVEELALNSIDAEAKCVAVRVNMETFQVQVIDNGFGMGSDDVDKVGNRYFTSKCDSVQDLENPRFYGFRGEALASIADMASAVEISSKKNKSMKTFVKLFQNGKVLKACEADLTRPSAGTTVTVYNLFYQLPVRRKCMDPRLEFEKVRQRIEALSLMHPSISFSLRNDVSGSMVLQLPKTKDICSRFCQIYGLGKSQKLREIDFKYKEFELSGYISSEAHYNKNMQFLFVNKRLVLRTKLHKLIDFLLRKESIICKPKNGSASRQTNSSPRHRSNPELHGIYVINMQCHFCEYDVCLEPAKTLIEFQNWDTVLLCIQEGVKMFLKKEKLFVELSSEDLKEFSEENDFSLFSATLQKQVSSDEKCDQVNFQEACNNILDSCEMFNLQSKAVKRKAPVENINTQNFRDSEGIRKKTNDSFLYTYKSDGPAHSKMESSLQNEDSACSESRILEQETAEASESGANEKHKKSCLELNSSENPCGTSSEMFASPFQTLYHFEGSGEGLEIQKVSTTADGMAANILKNNRIQNQPERFKDATEMGCQPLPVERTLSGAHGAQREEEKREKEPSNCGRINVFSYGQVKLCSTGFITHVVQNEQTKSTETEHLFKNYVQPGPVSAKETFGNRTHHSFETPNTKDLTTTLSKEFAQLPNKRLCRTNISYGLENKPIATYKNFAVFQESSKKSHTGCLLPDASSFSWGRHVSNGTKKTSKLICSAKPIVHKKLSLSSQLGSLEKFKRQYGKVKNTLNTEVEENITLEITTNLNPQVEPDILWKDKNHLDNSGICKLTTVKHDDSNSSCQPVSHMFYSEKLPFSKEDSCLEEQMPCLRESPMTLQELSHFNRKPLDVEKSPESLASKLFRLKGSERETQTMEMTSHFNELPQSDSSRKDSDLSSGLTLDSCKLFKNEHKKPESGNIPMSDSVKQGNPFNKDSETYSNNNTTENSVMSETPLVLPYDHSTVIGKDSDVLTASEQQIGSPDSPSRMLVSHGEDSTAGQNGTCCQSEESIARTCSENEESNTCSLDWQQHFDVALGRMVYINKLTGLSTFTAPTEDVRAACTKDLTTMAVDVLLENGSQYRCHPFRSDLVLPFLPRAREERTVMRQNNRATGDDAVGPESLQSLFSEWDNPVFARYPEVAVDVSSGQAESLAVKIHNILYPYRFTKEMIHSMQVLQQVDNKFIACVMSTKTEENGEAGGNLLVLVDQHAAHERIRLEQLTIGSYEKQQPQGSGRKKLLSSTISPPLEITVTEEQRRLLSLVPP